A single Lolium perenne isolate Kyuss_39 chromosome 6, Kyuss_2.0, whole genome shotgun sequence DNA region contains:
- the LOC127326827 gene encoding uncharacterized protein, with the protein MGKTPAARLGRDPPEPTGNPEELVVLEVTADTRKALFEELLWEHRELAEAHDKCQVIPEASIDALKEQLATAQREKDELSRQHQEELNALKTSYQELKSQLIQLGLDHAKALKAAEVTAAAKLDEALENACNATVVLRAELEEMAKARKGAEEKAARLEEGHKECDQLILQTDTLALRLFPDSQRYAVKKVDAQRKDKGQADLTVPWTPKDHLVALNARVSHMRCIDRNLSDIPDVATQLYRTLWPGEKVPGTFSLINDRLKGAGRRIREWQCSAARAGADSALRVACSWYPELNLDALTGVREGAETDLDPILSAKRQDRAYRIAEYADMRTFIPPPPGVTDYLDEEEGEAEEEVLGDAGAGDAPPEAPAA; encoded by the exons atggggaagactccggctgcgcgccttggccgggacccgccggagcccaccggaaatccggaggagctggttgtgctcgag gtcaccgctgacactcggaaggccctcttcgaggagcttttatgggagcaccgggagctcgctgaggcacacgacaagtgccaag tgatcccggaagcttccatcgatgctctcaaggagcagctcgccacggcccaac gggagaaggatgagctcagccggcagcaccaggaggagctaaacgccctcaagaccagctaccaggagctcaagtctcagttgattcagctggggcttgaccacgccaaggccctcaaggccgctgaagtgaccgcagcggccaagttggacgaggctctggagaatgcctgcaatgccactgtggtgttgcgggcagagctggaggagatggccaaggcccggaagggtgccgaggagaaggccgcgcggctggaggaggggcacaaggagtgcgatcagctgatcctgcagaccgacacacttgccctcc gcctctttccggactcgcagaggtatgccgtcaagaaggtcgacgcgcagcgcaaggacaaaggccaagcggatcttaccgtgccatggacgcccaaggaccatctggtcgcgcttaacgcgcgggtgtcccatatgcgctgcatagaccgcaatctttcggacatccctgatgtagctacccagctatacaggactttatggcctggcgagaAGGTGCCgggcaccttctccctcatcaacgaccgtctgaaaggtgccggcaggaggatccgcgagtggcagtgctctgctgcccgcgctggagcggactccgccctccgcgtcgcctgctcctggtacccggagctcaatctggacgcccttaccggcgtgcgcgaaggcgcagaaacggatctggacccgatcctctccgccaagcggcaggatcgcgcgtaccgcatcgcggagtatgccgacatgcgcaccttcatccctccccctcctggcgtcacggattatctcgacgaggaggagggtgaagccgaagaagaggtcctgggcgatgctggtgccggcgatgctcctccggaagcccctgctgcatga